In a single window of the Candidatus Binatia bacterium genome:
- a CDS encoding YHS domain-containing protein — protein MAKDLVCGMNVNEKEAAGTAVYKGKTYYFCSNSCKVRFEKEPENYVES, from the coding sequence ATGGCAAAAGATCTTGTCTGCGGAATGAATGTAAATGAGAAGGAAGCGGCAGGCACTGCCGTTTACAAGGGCAAGACTTACTATTTTTGCAGTAATTCATGCAAGGTGCGGTTCGAGAAAGAGCCGGAAAACTACGTAGAGAGCTAA